The genomic DNA CCCCGCCGTCGACGGGATCCTCGTCCAGATGCCGCTCCCTTCGGGCCTCGACGGCCGCCGCGTCCTCGACGCCGTCGACCCCGCCAAGGACGTCGACGGCTTCCACCCGGTCAACGTGGGCCTGCTCCAGCAGGGGCGTCCGCACCTCGTGCCCTGCACGCCCGCCGGGATCATGGAGCTGCTCCGCCGCGCCGGGATCGGAGTCGCCGGCAAGCGGGCGGTCGTCGTCGGACGGAGCGAGATCGTGGGCAAGCCGATGGCCGCGCTGCTGCTCGCGCAGAACGCCACCGTCACCGTCGCCCATTCGAAGACCGCCGATCTGCCGGCGGTGTGCCGGGAGGGAGAGATCCTCGTCGTCGCGATCGGCCGGCCGCGCTTCGTGACGGCGGAATTCGTCCGTCCGGGAGCGGTCGTGATCGACGTCGGGATCAACCGGCTGGAAACGGGGCTCGCGGGCGACGTCGATTTCGATTCGGCGAGCGAGGTCGCCTCGGGGATCACCCCCGTTCCGAGAGGCGTCGGGCCGCTGACGGTGGCGATGCTGCTGAAGAACACGGTTCGCGCCGCCCGCTCACGCGGGAAACCCCTCTCCCCCGCCTCCACCCCGGGCGGGGAGGGGAACGCGCGCCGATCGTGATCCGGATCGGCCTGACCGGCGGAATCGCCGCGGGAAAGTCGGCCGCCGCGAAAATACTGCACGATCTGGGAGCCCGGGTCTTCGATGCCGATGCGATCGTGGCCGAGCTCTACCGTCCCGGCGCGGCCGGGAGCCGCGAGGTCGAGCGGCTCTTCGGCTCCGGGATGCTCGATCCCGGCGGAGCCGTCTCGAAGGCGTCGCTCGCGAAGCTCGCGTTCGGCGACCCGGACTCGCGGCGCCGCCTCGAGGCCGCGATTCACCCCCTCGTCATCGCCGAGATCCGCCGCCGATTCGCGGAAGCGGAGACGGCGGGCGCGCCGGCCGCCGTCGCGGAAGCGTCCCAGCTCCTCGAGGGCGGGTACGCGGGAGAGTTCGACCGGGTGCTCCTCGTGGTCGCCCCTCGAGCG from Thermoanaerobaculia bacterium includes the following:
- a CDS encoding bifunctional 5,10-methylenetetrahydrofolate dehydrogenase/5,10-methenyltetrahydrofolate cyclohydrolase, producing PAVDGILVQMPLPSGLDGRRVLDAVDPAKDVDGFHPVNVGLLQQGRPHLVPCTPAGIMELLRRAGIGVAGKRAVVVGRSEIVGKPMAALLLAQNATVTVAHSKTADLPAVCREGEILVVAIGRPRFVTAEFVRPGAVVIDVGINRLETGLAGDVDFDSASEVASGITPVPRGVGPLTVAMLLKNTVRAARSRGKPLSPASTPGGEGNARRS
- the coaE gene encoding dephospho-CoA kinase (Dephospho-CoA kinase (CoaE) performs the final step in coenzyme A biosynthesis.); translation: MIRIGLTGGIAAGKSAAAKILHDLGARVFDADAIVAELYRPGAAGSREVERLFGSGMLDPGGAVSKASLAKLAFGDPDSRRRLEAAIHPLVIAEIRRRFAEAETAGAPAAVAEASQLLEGGYAGEFDRVLLVVAPRAVRLDRAERRGISREDAERRMEAQMPDAIARAKADVVVDNAGTLEELRQELGEAYRRWTDARSPAGGA